One Capricornis sumatraensis isolate serow.1 chromosome 8, serow.2, whole genome shotgun sequence genomic region harbors:
- the CBX8 gene encoding chromobox protein homolog 8: MELSAVGERVFAAEALLKRRIRKGRMEYLVKWKGWSQKYSTWEPEENILDARLLAAFEEREREMELYGPKKRGPKPKTFLLKAQAKAKAKTYEFRSDSARGIRIPYPGRSPQELASTSRSREGLRNMGLSPPGSSSSTSSTCRVEPPRDRERDRERERERERERERERGTSRADDKPSSPGDSSKKRGPKPRKELLDPSQRPLGEPSDGLGDYLKGRKLDDTASGAGKFPAGHSVIQLARRQDSDLAQCGVASPSPAEATGKLAVDTFPARVIKHRAAFLEAKGQGTLDPGGPRVRHGSGTPGSVGGLYRDMGAQGGRPSLIARIPVARILGDPEEESWSPSLTNLEKVVVTDVTSNFLTVTIKESNTDQGFFKEKR, encoded by the exons ATGGAGCTTTCAGCGGTGGGGGAGCGGGTGTTCGCGGCCGAAGCCCTCCTGAAGCGGCGCATCCGGAAA GGACGCATGGAATACCTCGTGAAATGGAAGGGCTGGTCGCAGAA gtacAGCACATGGGAACCTGAAGAAAACATCCTGGATGCTCGCCTGCTCGCAGCCTTTGAGGAAAG GGAGCGAGAGATGGAGCTGTATGGCCCCAAAAAACGAGGACCCAAACCCAAAACTTTCCTGCTCAAG GCCCAGGCCAAGGCAAAGGCCAAAACATACGAGTTCCGAAGTGACTCAGCCCGAGGCATTCGGATCCCCTACCCAGGCCGCTCACCCCAAGAACTGGCCTCTACTTCCCGGTCCCGTGAGGGCCTTCGGAACATGGGTCTTTCCCCACcgggaagcagcagcagcaccagcagcacctGCCGAGTGGAGCCCCCTCGGGACCGCGAGCGAGACCGGGAacgagagagggagagggaacgAGAGCGGGAGCGTGAACGGGGCACCAGCCGTGCAGATGACAAACCCAGCTCGCCAGGTGACAGCTCCAAGAAGCGAGGTCCCAAGCCCCGGAAAGAGCTCCTAGACCCCTCACAAAGGCCCTTGGGAGAACCCAGTGATGGCCTCGGAGATTACCTCAAGGGCAGGAAGCTGGACGACACTGCTTCCGGGGCAGGAAAGTTCCCAGCTGGCCACAGCGTGATCCAGCTAGCTCGAAGGCAGGACTCAGACCTGGCCCAGTGTGGTGTGGCCAGCCCTAGCCCCGCTGAGGCCACAGGCAAGCTGGCTGTGGACACTTTTCCGGCTAGGGTCATAAAGCACAGGGCTGCCTTCCTGGAGGCCAAAGGCCAGGGCACCCTGGACCCTGGTGGCCCCCGGGTCAGGCACGGCTCAGGCACCCCTGGCTCTGTGGGGGGCTTGTATCGGGACATGGGGGCGCAAGGGGGAAGGCCCTCCCTCATCGCCAGAATCCCAGTGGCCAGAATCCTGGGGGACCCAGAGGAAGAATCCTGGAGCCCCTCTCTGACCAACTTGGAGAAGGTGGTGGTCACCGACGTGACCTCAAACTTTTTGACCGTCACCATTAAGGAAAGTAACACGGACCAAgggttttttaaagagaaaagatga